The sequence GGCCGACCTCTGCGTTCATGGTCTCCATGGCGCGGTTCATCTGCTCGGCCATCTTCGCCTGGTCGAGCTGGCTGAGCAGCTTCTGGCGCTCGGCGACCTTGGCCTGCAGCTGCTGCGCATTCTGCGCAACAGCGGCCTTGGCCTGCTCGGTGGACTGCGTGGCCCGCAGCACCATCGCCTGGAGCGTGTCGACCTCCTGCTCCTTGGCGATCAGCTGGTTGGCGAAGGCCTCGGCCGTCTGGGTGAGCTCCACGACGCGCTTGTCGTCACCGCTCTGCTCGGCCTCGGACGCCATCAGCACCGCCTGCTGGGTGTTGCGGTTGAGCTTCTCGAGGTCCTCGAGCGCACGGTCGAGGTCCATCTGCGACTTCTTCTGGTTGGCGATGACGCTGGCGGCCGTCTCGCGCAGCCGGCGGTGCTGGCTGCGAGCCTCGGCGATGGCCTGTTCGATCTGGATCTTGGGATCGGCGACCTCTTCGAACTTTCCCGTCAGCAACGCCTTCAGGTAGTTCCAGAACCGTGAGAACATGTCAGGGGTCTTCCTTCTCAGTGCGGCGTGACCGCCAGCATAGGCAACCGGCCCGCCAGCGTCCGGTCACATCGCCGAGACACCACGGGCCGTCAACCCGGCCGTCTCCTCGAGCCCACGCCGCAGCGCCTCCATCTCTGTGACCAGCGACTCGACATCGCCGTCGAGCGCGCCCACCTCGACCGGATCACCGACGCGCAGGCCCACCTCGACCGCGCTGGCGACGGTCTCATCGAGCCGCGCGTCGAGCAGCCGCAGACGCTCACGGACATCGATGGCCGTGGCCTCGATGCGACGGTACGCCTGGATCTGCGAGCGCACCGAGGTCGCCACGCGCTCGTCGCCGCCGGCGTCGGCGAGCCTGCGCTCGAGCTGATCGATCGGATCGAATCGCCCGAGCGCGAGCTCGAGCTGCTGACCGTGGTTGGCGATGCGCCAGCTCTCGTTCACCGCCCCGGCGACCCGCTCACCCATCTCGGCCAGCCGATCGCGCAGCGGACCCTGGGGCGTCGACTCGACCGCTGCATCGAACCGCTGCTCCGCGTGCAGCGCCTCGCGAACGTACCCGCGCCATGGATCGTGGAGGCGCTGCGGATCGATCAGGACATCGGCCGTGCGAGGGTTCCTCGGCATGCGTGCCAGCACCCAGCCGCCGTACGCCACGGCGCCGAGCACGGCTGCAGGCAGCGACAGACCCCACAGCAGCACGCCGGCGGCTGTTCCCGCGCCAGCCGTGATTATCGACGACGGCGCCGCGATCGCCTGCGCAGTCTGACGGGTGAAGAAGCGGTCGCGGAAGCTCGCCCGCGGGAGCATCCGACGCTTCTGGCGGAGTGGCGGTGGCATCGACGCTGCCTTCGGTCGGCCGGTGGTGCACGCCCAGTGTGCCCGCAGGAGCCGGGTGTGGGCACCCTCCTACACGAGCTGGGCGAGGTGGTGCTCGGCTCCGGTCGTCAGACGATCGAGCAATGTCGGCTCGTCGAACATCCGCGCACGCACCTCCATCGCCGCGAGCACGAGGACCACGGCGAGGAGCAGCGCGAGGAGCCGACGCACGAGCATTGCAGGCAGCGTAGCCAACGCGCCGGCACGTGACCGCACATGGCGGCGGTAACCCCGCCGTGTTGCCGGCGGCAGCGGCCCGAGGCCGACCCAACGTGATACGCGAACTACTCTTCGCTCGCGTCACGCCGGGCGATCCAGTACGCTGCTGCGAACCGCTCGCCCTGCACATGCTGGTGATGTAGCGTCGGTCGCGATGCCGAGCCGCTGCGGGGCCGAGCCCAGGCCCGACGCCGCCACGGGTGTTCCAGGGGGTCACAGCACCGGTCAGTCACTGCAGGCTCGTCGATCACAGGTGTCAATGCATGGCAGAGGTTGGTGTGTGGACCGTCCCGGGCTACGTCGTCCATGAGCGACTGGACGCCGGGCTGGTCAGCGCCACCTACCTGGCCTCACGCGCCTCGGACGGCTACCCGGTCCTCCTGCAGGTCGTCTCCGAGGAGTTCTCCGATCCCGACTCCGCCGACCAGTTCTTCACGACGCTCGAGCGGGTCGCTGAACTGGACCACCCGGTCATCCCCAAGGTCCGCGACATGGGCCAGGCCGACGGACTGCTGTACGCCATCACGAGCGCGACCGACGGCCGCCCCCTGGCCGTGGCGCTCGGCGAGGTCGACGCGCTCCCGCTCGACGACGCGTTGGCCGGGTGCACCGAGCTCGCCGATGGGCTGGACGCGATGGCGGCTGTCGGGCTCGTCCACGGTGCGCTGAGCCCGAAGACGATCTGGCTCAACGACCGCAGCCGCACGCCGTCCGGCCCGCGCATGTCACTGCACGGATTCGGCACGCTGCCGCTGCGCACGTCCGCCGTGCGCCAGACGAACGCGCCACCGCCCGCGGACCTGCTCTACACGGCGCCGGAGCAGGTGCATGGGACACCGGTCGACGAGCGCACGGACCAGTACGGGCTCGCGTGTGCCGCCGTGCACTGCCTGACCGGCCGCCCGCCGTTCGATCGCGCGACCATCGGCGCGTTGTTCGACGCGCACGCCCACGATGACCCGTCGACGCAGCTGCTGCGTGATGCCGGCTGGCTGCCTCCCAAGGTGGCCGAAGGCCTGGCGCACGGGCTGTCGAAGGACCCCAGCGATCGGTTCGCCACGTGCACCGCGCTGACGACGGCCATCGGCGGTGTGTCCAGGCACTCGTGGAGCTGGATGCTCGACCGTGACGATACGGCGTCCGGTGCGAACGGCCCGCGCGACGACAGCGCCGCAGCGGCCGTGCGCGACGGAAGCCTGGGGGCCGCCGTGGCGGTCGGCGATCCGTCGACCGGCACGGCGCGGGCGGATGCGCCACGGCGCGGACCCGGATCGCAGCGACGTCGCCGCCGCGCGAGGCTCTGGCGGGGCGCCGCCGCCTTCGTGTTGCTCGTCGTCGCTGCCGCGGCTGCCGTCGTCGTCGGCCTACCGATGCTCACAGGCGGAGGCGAGTCGGGGCCGGGGATCACCTCGGCGGGACAACAGCTCGACGTCGACGCCCCCGAGGTCGCAGCGTCGTGGAACGAGTCGGTGGCGGCCGACACCATCACCGCGCTCGTGCCTGCCGACGAGCAGATCATCGGCGTCTCGGGCGAAGCGGTGACCAGCGTCGATCAGGCGACGGGGCGCCCGGTGTGGAAGGCGTCCGTGAACGGCGAGGTCCGCGAACTGTCGGAGTTCGGGCCGATGGCGATCGTCCGGACCGACGATGGGTTCTACGGCCTCGACGTCATCGACGGTGACGTGGTCTGGGAGGCGTCGGCCGCCGATCTGCCCGCCATCGACACCTTCATCACGGCGCGCGGGCGCATGTTCGCCGCCGGCCGCGACGAGCAGGGACAGTTGCTGCTGCACGCCCTGGATCCCCAGTCGGGCGAACGTGGCTGGACGATCGAGACATCGACGACGGGTGCCGCCGCGAGCGCCGCCGGCGACGCTGCGGACGACCAGCCGGGTGACGCCAGCGAGGCTGACGCCACCACGCTGCTCGCGTTCGACGGGAGCACACAGGGACTGCCGTCGCTGTACGTGACCGACGGCGCGCGGCTCGAGGCGTTCGACGTCACGACCCGCGAGCTGCGCTGGGACGTCGACCTCGACGACCTGCAGCCGACGTCCATGATCGCGGTGGATGGCGCCGTGCTCGTCGTCGGCGCCAACGGCGACGTGTGCCGGTACGACGCGGACGACGGTCAGACCGGCTGGTCATCGTGCGCCCAACTCGAGCACGACGACGTCCCCGCGACCATCACGCAGGTCAGCGAGAGCCAGGTGATCATCTGCAGCCCCAGCGAGATGGTGTCGATCGACTACGCGAGCGGCACACCGACGTGGCGGATCGTCTCGGAGGAGCCGCTGCGCCAGGCCATCACCACGAACGGCACCGCCGCCTTCATGGCCACGGCTGACGGCACCGTGGCGGCGATCGCGCTCGACGACGGGACGACGCAGTGGCAGTCGGGGCCGTTCGACAGCGTCAGCGCGATGGCGGCGACCGACGAGGCCGTGTTCGTGACCACTGCCGGCGGACGGATGGCACGGCTGGAGGCGGCCGCAGAGACCTGATGTCCGCGGATCCGCGAACGCCGGGACGACGGTCGCGGTCAACCCGCAGCGGCCTCTGACAGAGTGCCGCGTTGCGGGATGTCATCGGCCGTGAGGCGCATCAGGTCCTCGCGTGACACGTCACCCATGCGCACCAACCGGCTTGCCTGCTGCGCACACGCCTCCTCGAACAGGTTGCGGGCCAGCCGCCCGTTGCCGAAGCCGGGTCCCCGGGGCACGGCGTCGAAGTGCGATGTCAACCGGGCGCGCGCCCCGTCGGTGAGCTCGTAGTGGTGCGTCCCGGCGAGGATCTCGAAGATCTGGAGGAGCTCGCTGGTGTCGTAGTCGGGGAAGTGGATCACGCGGGGAAAGCGCGACCGCAGACCGGGGTTGGAGCCGATGAAGTCCTCCATCTCGGCGGGGTAGCCGGCCACGATGAGCACCAACCGCTCACGGCGGTCCTCCATCAGCTTCACGAGCGTGTCCACGGCCTCGCGTCCGAAGTCGCGGTCGTCGCCGCGGACCAGCGCGTACGCCTCGTCGATCAGCAGCACCCCGCCCGTCGCCGCGTTGACGACCTCGGTCACCCGGGCGGCGGTCTGCCCGATGAAGCCGGCGACCAGTGCGGCACGGTCGGTCTCGACCAGGTGCCCGCGCCCCACGACGCCCAACGCCCGGTACAGCTGCGCGACCAGCCGTGCCACCGTCGTCTTGCCGGTGCCGGGATTGCCGGTGAAGACGAGGTGGCGGCTCTGCGGCACGACCGGCAGATCGCGCTCGCGACGCAGACGTTCGACGGTGATGAGGTCGGCGACCCTGCGGATCTCGCGCTTGACGGGTTCCAGACCGACCAGCTGGTCGAGCTCCTCGAACAGTTCCGCGGCGGACTTCTGCGGATCCTGTGGGGTGCGCACCGTGCCGATCGCGGTCGCCGGCTCACCGGTGTCCCGTTCCGCCGTCGGGTCACCGCCGTCCGCCGCGGGGCGCTCGGCAGCGGGCAGCAGCCGCAGCAGCATGCTGCGGAGCTCCTCGACGGCCGCCAGCTCGAGGCGTCCCGTGTATCCGTCGAGCGTCACGGCCGCGTGCGCCACCTCCATCGCCTGCTCGTAGTACGCGCGGGAGCGCCGACCCCTGTCGCGCAGATCGGCGTCACGCAGCAGGCTGAACACGGGCGACGGCGTCGTGAGGCTCTGCGTCCCGGACTCGAGCAGCATGGCGCGGCGGCGTTCGACCGGTGTCGCGGCCGCCACGCGCGGATCGTCGAGCTCGCCGAAGCACGTGATCATCGCCAGCAGTTCGACGTCCGTGACGATGCCGTCCGCGGCCACGAGGCCGGCGACCAGCGTCGAGGCGTCGCGGAGCACGTCCTGCCGGATCTCGTGGGTCGGGAGCCCGGCCGAGGTGGCGAGCCGTTCGACCTCGCCGGCGACGGTGTCGACGAACCGGCTGACGCGCGAAGCGAGCACGGACGACGTCGTCACGTCGCCGCCCACCCCGCCACCACGGCGGCGTCATCACGTTGCCGCATCGACTATCGTCCTCTCACGATGGCGCCCGGCGCGTCGACCGCACGGCGGTGTGTGGCCGCCTCGGGTGCTCTGAACGGCAAGAACCTCCATCATGGCCCCAGCACGCGAAATGGCAGGTCGCACGTCATGTCCACTCCCGTCGCCGGCGTTGCCGCCGGCCATCCCGCGACCGCGGCGGCAGGGCTCGAGGTCCTGGCGGCCGGGGGCAACGCGGCGGACGCCGCGGTAGCCGCCACGTTCGCATCATGCGTGGCGGAGACGGTCATGACGGGCCTCGGCGGTGGCGGGTACGCGGTCCACTGGGACGAGGCGCGCCGTGAGGCGCACCTCGTCGACTTCTTCGTCACGGTACCCGGACTGGGCGACGGTCCACGCGAGGGTGAGCGGTTCCCGGTCGACATCGCGTTCGGCTCGCAGGTGATCGCCTACGACATCGGCATGGCCACGGTGGCGGTGCCCGGCGTGCCGCACGGCTGCGGGGCCATCCATCGCCGGTGGGGGCGCATGGACTGGCCTGAGCTGCTCGCACCGGCCCGGGCGCTCGCGGTCGAGGGCGTCCCCATGCCGGCCCGGCACGCGTTCACCCTGCGGATGGTGCTCGAGAGCCTCCGACGCGACCGGGGCGGCGCCATCTACACGGCGGGCGGCCGGCCGTTGGAGGCCGGTGACCTGCTGCGGCAGCCAGGTCTGGCGACGGCGTTCGATCTCCTGGCGGCCGAGGGGCCCGAGAGCTTCGCCAAGGGCACCGTGGCCGAGCGGATGCTGGAGATGTCGGCCGAGCGGGGCGGTCTGCTGACCAGCGAGGACCTCGCGTCCTACGAGGTCGACGTGCAACCTGCGCCGACCGGCGTGCGTCTGGGTCCGTACCACGTGACCGCCCGCCGCGATCTCGCCGGGTTCCTGCGGGATCTCGCACGTCTGCCGGCCGCCGATGCGGGCACGCCGCGACGCTGGGCTCCCGCGTTCGCCGCCGCGTTCGGATCGCACGACCGCCACGGCGACACCACCAACCTCGCGGCGGTCGATCCGGACGGCAACGCCTGCGTGGTCACATCCAGCCTCGGTCTGGGCGCCGGCCACTACGTTCCGGGCCTCGACCTGCACCTCAACAGCATGCTCGGCGAGACCGAACTGCTGACCGAGGGCATCTCCCCCGGCGACCGGATGGCCAGCATGATGGTCCCGAGCGTGGCGCTGGACGATCGGGGGCATCTCGCGGCGGCCGCGGGTGCGGCCGGCGGCTCCCGGATCCGCACCGCGCTGGCCCAGGTGCTGGCCGCATGCCTGCTCGAAGAGGTCGAACCATCGGCCGCCACACACCGACCGCGACTGCATCCCACCGACGGCGTCGCCCACATCGAGCCGGGCTACCCGGACGAGGCCGTCGCCGCGCTCGAGGCCGCGAGATGGCGCATCAGCCGCTGGAACGAGCTGCACCACTACTTCGGTGGCGCGAGCATCCTCACCGCCGCCGGAGCCGGTGCCGACCCGCGGCGGGACGGCGCGGTCGCGCTGCTTTGAGCCTCACGACGTCGTGGCACCGTCACCGCGGTCGGAGCCGTCGTACACACCGCATGCGCTGCGGCCCGGCCGAGCTCAGCCGATCCGGCGCCGCTGTTCAGTCGGCGAACAGTTCGTCCTTGTCGACGTCGGCGATCGAGTCGACCACCTTCCACGGCTTGTACGGGAACCGGTCGACCTCGTCGGACCTGGTCGAGCCGGACAGCACCAGCACCGTGCGCATCCCGGCCTCGAGACCGGCGACGACGTCGGTGTCCATGCGGTCGCCGATCATCACGGTGTCCTCGGAGTGCGCCTCCATCGCGTTCAACGCCGAGCGCATCATCAACGTGTTGGGCTTGCCCACGAAGTAGGGCTCGATGCCCGTCGCCTTCGTCATCAACGCCGCCACCGCGCCCGTCGCGGGCAACATGCCCTCGCGGGATGGTCCGCTCGGGTCGGGGTTGGTGGCGATGAACCGTGCGCCGTCGTGGATCAGCTGGATGGCCCGGGTGATCGCGGTGAAGCTGTAGTTGCGTGTCTCGCCGAGGACGACGTAGTCGGGCTCGGCGTCGACCATGACATACCCGATCTCGTGCAGTGCGGTCGTCAACCCCGACTCCCCCACCACATGGGCGGTGCCCTCAGGCCGCTGGCTGTCCAGGAACCGGGCGGTCGCCAGCGCCGACGTCCAGATGCGCTCCTCCGGCACCTCGATGCCCGAGCGCGCGAGGCGGGCACTGAGGTCGCGGGGCGTGTAGATCGAGTTGTTGGTCAGCACCATGAACGGGATCTCACGTTCGCGGAGGTCGTAGACGAACGCGGCGGCGCCCTCGATCGCGTGCTGCTCGTGCACGAGCACGCCGTCCATGTCGAGCAGCACGTTGGAGATGGCGGTCTCGTCAGGCATGGCGTCAGGCTACCGGCCCGCCGCCGACGACACGCTGACGTCGGGATGACCGGAAGCTGACGGTCGGCCCTCGCCGTCGCGCCCGCGTGTCCGCGCGGTCCGGCGGATCAGCAGCGGGTAGCCCACGACGGCGATCACGGCGAAGCTGAACCACTGCACGGCATACGACAGGTGGTTGCCCTCGGTGCGTTCGGGCAGCGGGGTCGGGCGCAGCGCGTCGGACGCCGGCGGGTCCTGCCGGCGCAGCTGGACGTAGTAGGGCGCGAGGGTCAGGCCGAGCCGGTCGGCGATCCTGGGCGGGGCGATCTGTGCGATCTGGTCCGCCGAGCCGAGCGGGCCGGGTTCCGGCGCCCGGATGACGCCGCGGACCATGACCGGGCCGGTCGGGGCGGGCGGTGCATCGACACGGTCGCGGTCGAATGGGACCCAGCCCCTGTCGACGAGCACGTCGGGCCCGTCGTCGGTCTGGAACACGGCGAGCACCTGCTGGCCGGGCCCGCCGGGGATGGCGCGCGGTGCGGTCAGCAGCTGCCCGTCGTCGAAGGTGCCACTGAGCTCGACGCGGCGGAACTCCAGCGCGTCGATGTCACCGGACGCGGCTGCGACTGCGTCGTCCAACGGCTGTGGCGAGGCTGCGACGCGCGCGGCGATCAGGTCGTTGGTCGCGCGTCGCTCCTCCAGGCGCCGGAGCTGCCAGAATCCCAGGTTGACGAAGGCGACGACGGTGACGATCACCAGCAGGTGGCCCGCGATCCAGCGTGGCCGCAGAAGGAACCGGTACATGACGCCTCCCATCCTGCCCCGACGCCAGCGAATGGCCGCAGTGTGAAGATCTACGCCGAACGTTCGCCCCGCATCGCGCGTCAGGTTGGCGGTGATCTGCTGCTCGCGGGCTGGTCGGCTGGATGGATCCTGCTCGGGCTGCGGCTGCACGACGAGCTCGACCGGTTGTCCCGGCCGGCGCGCCGGGTCGGTGAGGCCAGCACCGGGCTTGCCAACGCGCTCACTGGAGCGAGCGAGCAGGTGCGCAGCCTGCAGCTGGTGGGCGATGTGCTGGCGTCACCGTTCGACGCGATCATCGCCGGCGCCCGCGAGCTGGCCACGGCGAGCGCCAACGGGCAGGAGTCGATCATGCGGCTGGCCGACCTGGCCGTCCCGCTGACCGCCGCCTTCCCGATCCTGTTCGCGCTCACGGTGTGGCTCGCGCTGCGCGGCCGGTGGATCCGGCGCGCGTCGGCCGTCGCGCGCCTGCGTGACGAGGGCGGGTCGGACGGCCTGCTCGCCGCGCAGGCACTGACGGCCGCCCGCGTCGACGAGCTCGCGCGCCTCGAGCTGGCCGACGACCCGCTCGGCGACGCCGAGAGCCGGCGCACGCTCGCCGCCTACGCACTGCTGCGCCTGGGCCTGCGCACCCGCCCCGACTGACCCCGTTCCGCATGGCAGCCGACACCGCCCCACAGGCCCCACCTGCCACACCCCACTTCCGCGGCAGCCGACACCGCCCCACCGGCACCAGTTGCGGGGCGCCCGGCACGCCCCGCCCCGCACTCCGCCGGCGCCGCTCAGCCGCCGGTGGCGCGGCGGACGACCTCGAACAACGCGACCGCGGCGGCGGTGCTCGCGTTGAGCGACCTCAGCCGGCCCCGCATCGGGATCGACACCAGTTGGTCGACGCGTTCGGCGACAAGGCGTGACAGTCCGGTGCCCTCCGCCCCGATGACGACAGCGACGCGCCCCTCGAGCAGGTTCGACTCCCACAGCGAGGTCGTGGCGCCGCCGTCGAGGCCCACCGACCAGTACCCGGCGTCGGCGAGCTGCGCGACTCCCGTGGCGATGTTGGGAACGACGATGACGGGCAGCCAGCTGAGCGCGCCGGCCGACGTCTTCTCGGCCGCGGGCGAGTGGTGCGCGCTGCGCCGGCGCGGCAGCATCAGCCCGCACGCACCCGCGACCTCGGCCGCGCGTGCGATAGCTCCGAGGTTGTGCGGGTCGGTGATGCCGTCGAGCACGACCACGAGGTCGCCGTCGAGATCGCCGACGCCGACTGCGCGAGGCGCGGAGGCGACCGCCGCCACCCCCTGATGTGTGACGCCGCCGGTGAGCTCGTCGAGCTCCGCGGCCGGTACCGGCCGCACGTCGACACCGGCCTCCGCGGCGACGGCCAGCAGCTCGGTCAGCGCGGCCACGCGACGGCGGTCGACGACCACCTCGACGAGGTCACGACCGGCGCGCAACGCCTCGGCGACGGGGCGGCGACCCGGGACGACCGGCACGCTCAGCGACCGATCCGGGGACGCGTCCCAGCGCGGACGTCGGCGACCGTTCCCAGATCGGCGCCGCCGCTCGACGTGGGGAGGGATCGCACCGCAGAGCTCCGCAGCCGTCCCCAGACGGTGTGGCCGGCGCCGGTCATCGTCGGGCCAGGTGCCAGCGCGTCCCGTCGCGCGAGTCCTCGAGCTCGATGCCCAGCTTGTGGAGCCGGTCCCGGATGCGGTCCGAGCTGGCGAAGTCGCGGTGCGACCGCGCCTCGTCGCGCAGCGCCACCAGTTCCCCGACCAGACCGTCGACGAGCTGCTGGTCCCCGCCGGCGTCCTCGACGAAGTCGAACCCGAGCACCCCGGCGAGCTCGGTCACCGTGTCCCGCACGGCGGCGGCGGCACCCGCACGGCCCGCGTCGAGGTGCTGGTTGCCGATGGCGACCAGGTCGAAGATGCCCGCCAGCGCACGCGGCGTGGCCAGGTCGTCATCCATCGCCTCGCGGAACGCGGCCCGGGCCCCATCGGCGACGTCGGACGCGTCGTCGACGTCCAGCGTCCGCGTGGCCCGCAGGAAGCCTGCGAGACGTTCGTACGCGGCGGCCGCCTCCTCGAGCCGTGCCTCGCCGAACTCGATCGGCTTGCGGTAGTGGGCACGCAGGTAGTACATCCGCAGTGTGCCGGCGCCGTAGCGGTCGATCGCCTCTGACAGCGAGATGATGTTGCCGAGCGACTTGCTCATCTTGGTCTGGTCGAGCGTGAGCATGCCGTTGTGCAGCCAGTGACGCGCGAACGGCTGACCGGTCGCGGCCTCCCACTGCGCGATCTCGTTCTCGTGGTGCGGGAACTGCAGGTCGGTGCCACCGGTGTGGACATCGAAGTCGGCACCCAGGTACCGGGTCGACATGGCTGAGCACTCGATGTGCCAGCCCGGCCGACCGGGGCCCCACGGCGAGCTCCACGAGGGCTCGCCCGGCTTGGCGCCCTTCCACAGCACGAAGTCGAGCGGATCACGCTTGCGCTCGTCCGGCGCGATGCGTGCGCCTGCGCGCAGCTCGTCGGGACGGCGGCCCGACAGCTTCCCGTAGTCGGCAAACGCGCGGACCGAGAAGTAGACGTCGCCGCCCGCCGGGTAGGCGGCACCGCGCTCCACCAGAGCGGTGATCAGCTCGAGGATCTCCGGCACGTGACCGGTCGCACGCGGCACGACGTCGGGCGCACGCACACCGAGGCGCTCGATCTCGCGCTCCCACACACGCGTGTAGTGCTCGGCAAGCGCCGCGGCGGTCCGACCCTCGGCGGCCGCCGCCGCGATGATCTTGTCCTCGATGTCGGTGATGTTGCGGACCAGCGTGACCTGGTAGCCGGCGAACTCGAGGTAGCGCCGCAGCACGTCGGGAACGAGCTGCGCGCGTGCGTGGCCGAAGTGTGGCGGTCCCTGCACGGTCGGGCCGCAGACGTAGATCCCCACGCGTCCCTCGTCACGGGGTCGCAACGGCTCGACGGCGCCGGACAACGTGTTGAACAACTGCATGACGAAATCCTTGATGGTCGTCGGGGTCGGCTGTCGTCAGTCGGTCGGTGCCACGAGCAGCACGACCGCCATACAGACCAGGCCCTCTCCCCTGCCCACGAAGCCGAGCTGATCGCTGGTGGTGGCCTTGACGTTGACCTGCTCGGACTTGATGCCCAGCAGGTTCGCGACCGACGCGCAGATGCGGTCGCGGTAGGGGCCGATGCGGGGACGCTGACCGATCAGCGTGATGTCGAGGTTCGCGACCTGCCATCCATGGCCGGCGACCTGGCTCAGCGCACCCGCGAGGAACAGCTGCGAGTCCGCACCCTCGTACTCGGGTTCGTCGCTGCCGAACAGCGTGCCGATGTCGCCAAGACCGGCCGCGCCGAGCAGCGCGTCGACGGTCGCGTGCAGGACGACATCGGCGTCACTGTGCCCGTCGAGCCCTGGCTCGTCGGGGATGCGCACGCCTCCCAGAACCAGCCGCCGGTGGTCATCGACGCTGTAGGGATGGATATCGACACCCTGACCGATGCGCACCGCGAAAGGCTCCGTCAGGTCGCCAGGACGTCCTCGATCATGGCCTCGGTGTCCTCCTCCGACTTGGAGATGGCGGCGGACAGCTCGGAGACCAGGATCTGGCGGGACTTGGTCAGCATCCGCTTCTCGCCGGCCGACAGGCCCTTGTCGCGCTCGCGGATCGACAGGTTGCGGACCACCTCGGCGACCTGGAAGATGTCGCCCGACTTGAGCTTCTCGTAGTTCGCCTTGAACCGGCGCGACCAGTTGGTCGGCATCGAGAAGTCGCGGTCGCGCAGGACCTCCCAGACGGCGTCGACCTCCTTGCTCGTACACACGTTGCGCAGGCCGACCTCGTCGGTGGCGTCCGCCGGCACCATGAGTGTGAGATCACCGTAGGTGAGGCGGAGCACGAGGTAGTCACGCTCCTGGCCCTCCATCATCCGCGTCTCCTGGCGCTCGATGACCGCAGCGCCATGGTGCGGATAGACCACGGTGTCCCCAACCTGATATGCCATAGGCGTTCGTCCTCGTCGACAACGTGACGGCCAGCCCACCCCGACCGCCGGTCGCGTGGAGGTCTTCGTCGTTCGCATCTGGGATGGCGCGGCCAGCTACCGCGCCCGGTCATCCAATGATAGCAGGAGGCCATGGCCGCCCGATCCGGCCATATGGTGCAAAGGTGCGGGTCAGGCGTACCGTTCGAGGATCGACGACTCGGCGAGCCTGGCCAGACCCTCCTTGATGGCACGCGCCCGGGTCACCCCGACACCCTCCACCTCATCGAGGTCCTCGAGGCTGGCCTCCATCAGGCGCTGCAGCGACCGGTAGCGCTCGACCAGCTTGTTGACGATCGAGTCGGGCAGGCGCGGAACACGGGAGAGCAGGCGGTAGCCGCGTGGCGCGACCGCACGATCCATGTCGTCGCCGTTGATGTCATATCCCAGCAGCTCGGCGAGGATCGACAGGTCGAGCAGTTCCTGTGCGTCGAGCTCGTCGAGGCCGTCGAGCGTCTTCTCGAGCTTGTGACGCCGGTCGACGATGTAGTCGCGCACGACCAGTTCGC comes from Euzebyales bacterium and encodes:
- a CDS encoding PspA/IM30 family protein — encoded protein: MFSRFWNYLKALLTGKFEEVADPKIQIEQAIAEARSQHRRLRETAASVIANQKKSQMDLDRALEDLEKLNRNTQQAVLMASEAEQSGDDKRVVELTQTAEAFANQLIAKEQEVDTLQAMVLRATQSTEQAKAAVAQNAQQLQAKVAERQKLLSQLDQAKMAEQMNRAMETMNAEVGQDVPTLDEVRSKIETRLARAQGTTELERESVQGRMLEVEQAAAASQAAARLSEIRSKLGIETPSAETAETETAAGSTAASGSAAASDGAGEASSDVSGDATS
- a CDS encoding gamma-glutamyltransferase, which gives rise to MSTPVAGVAAGHPATAAAGLEVLAAGGNAADAAVAATFASCVAETVMTGLGGGGYAVHWDEARREAHLVDFFVTVPGLGDGPREGERFPVDIAFGSQVIAYDIGMATVAVPGVPHGCGAIHRRWGRMDWPELLAPARALAVEGVPMPARHAFTLRMVLESLRRDRGGAIYTAGGRPLEAGDLLRQPGLATAFDLLAAEGPESFAKGTVAERMLEMSAERGGLLTSEDLASYEVDVQPAPTGVRLGPYHVTARRDLAGFLRDLARLPAADAGTPRRWAPAFAAAFGSHDRHGDTTNLAAVDPDGNACVVTSSLGLGAGHYVPGLDLHLNSMLGETELLTEGISPGDRMASMMVPSVALDDRGHLAAAAGAAGGSRIRTALAQVLAACLLEEVEPSAATHRPRLHPTDGVAHIEPGYPDEAVAALEAARWRISRWNELHHYFGGASILTAAGAGADPRRDGAVALL
- a CDS encoding AAA family ATPase, coding for MTTSSVLASRVSRFVDTVAGEVERLATSAGLPTHEIRQDVLRDASTLVAGLVAADGIVTDVELLAMITCFGELDDPRVAAATPVERRRAMLLESGTQSLTTPSPVFSLLRDADLRDRGRRSRAYYEQAMEVAHAAVTLDGYTGRLELAAVEELRSMLLRLLPAAERPAADGGDPTAERDTGEPATAIGTVRTPQDPQKSAAELFEELDQLVGLEPVKREIRRVADLITVERLRRERDLPVVPQSRHLVFTGNPGTGKTTVARLVAQLYRALGVVGRGHLVETDRAALVAGFIGQTAARVTEVVNAATGGVLLIDEAYALVRGDDRDFGREAVDTLVKLMEDRRERLVLIVAGYPAEMEDFIGSNPGLRSRFPRVIHFPDYDTSELLQIFEILAGTHHYELTDGARARLTSHFDAVPRGPGFGNGRLARNLFEEACAQQASRLVRMGDVSREDLMRLTADDIPQRGTLSEAAAG
- a CDS encoding PQQ-binding-like beta-propeller repeat protein, encoding MAEVGVWTVPGYVVHERLDAGLVSATYLASRASDGYPVLLQVVSEEFSDPDSADQFFTTLERVAELDHPVIPKVRDMGQADGLLYAITSATDGRPLAVALGEVDALPLDDALAGCTELADGLDAMAAVGLVHGALSPKTIWLNDRSRTPSGPRMSLHGFGTLPLRTSAVRQTNAPPPADLLYTAPEQVHGTPVDERTDQYGLACAAVHCLTGRPPFDRATIGALFDAHAHDDPSTQLLRDAGWLPPKVAEGLAHGLSKDPSDRFATCTALTTAIGGVSRHSWSWMLDRDDTASGANGPRDDSAAAAVRDGSLGAAVAVGDPSTGTARADAPRRGPGSQRRRRRARLWRGAAAFVLLVVAAAAAVVVGLPMLTGGGESGPGITSAGQQLDVDAPEVAASWNESVAADTITALVPADEQIIGVSGEAVTSVDQATGRPVWKASVNGEVRELSEFGPMAIVRTDDGFYGLDVIDGDVVWEASAADLPAIDTFITARGRMFAAGRDEQGQLLLHALDPQSGERGWTIETSTTGAAASAAGDAADDQPGDASEADATTLLAFDGSTQGLPSLYVTDGARLEAFDVTTRELRWDVDLDDLQPTSMIAVDGAVLVVGANGDVCRYDADDGQTGWSSCAQLEHDDVPATITQVSESQVIICSPSEMVSIDYASGTPTWRIVSEEPLRQAITTNGTAAFMATADGTVAAIALDDGTTQWQSGPFDSVSAMAATDEAVFVTTAGGRMARLEAAAET
- a CDS encoding HAD-IIA family hydrolase, coding for MPDETAISNVLLDMDGVLVHEQHAIEGAAAFVYDLREREIPFMVLTNNSIYTPRDLSARLARSGIEVPEERIWTSALATARFLDSQRPEGTAHVVGESGLTTALHEIGYVMVDAEPDYVVLGETRNYSFTAITRAIQLIHDGARFIATNPDPSGPSREGMLPATGAVAALMTKATGIEPYFVGKPNTLMMRSALNAMEAHSEDTVMIGDRMDTDVVAGLEAGMRTVLVLSGSTRSDEVDRFPYKPWKVVDSIADVDKDELFAD